In a single window of the Diabrotica undecimpunctata isolate CICGRU chromosome 11, icDiaUnde3, whole genome shotgun sequence genome:
- the LOC140452952 gene encoding uncharacterized protein: MEGLDLALLQEPWLYGGKIAGLKPQQGKLLYDAKGETPRACIVYGNEVNCTLIPDLCSGDFVTGILTASTEEGSKRWLVCSAYFAGEKVFRPGIVEDVITYSRRENLHLILGCDANAHHLAWGSTNINSRGESLLQFILSMGLEIANIGNKPTFVTATRKEVLDVTLCSEKTYDTIKNWHVSEEPSCSDHRHI, encoded by the coding sequence ATGGAAGGCTTGGACTTGGCCCTACTGCAGGAACCATGGCTCTACGGAGGGAAGATTGCAGGCTTGAAGCCGCAACAAGGTAAGTTACTATACGATGCGAAAGGAGAGACACCTCGAGCATGCATTGTATATGGTAACGAAGTAAACTGTACACTGATTCCGGATCTTTGCTCCGGAGACTTTGTTACAGGTATTTTAACCGCTTCCACCGAGGAAGGTAGTAAAAGATGGTTGGTCTGTTCTGCCTACTTCGCTGGAGAGAAGGTCTTCCGCCCAGGCATAGTAGAGGACGTTATAACCTACAGCCGAAGGGAGAACCTTCATCTAATACTGGGATGTGATGCCAATGCCCACCATCTGGCATGGGGGAGTACGAACATCAACAGTCGAGGTGAGTCTTTACTACAGTTCATCTTAAGCATGGGTTTAGAAATAGCCAATATAGGAAATAAACCTACCTTCGTTACGGCCACGCGCAAAGAAGTCTTAGATGTAACACTTTGCAGTGAAAAAACGTACGATACTATAAAGAATTGGCATGTGTCAGAGGAACCTTCATGTTCCGACCATAGGCACATTTGA
- the LOC140452953 gene encoding uncharacterized protein, translating to MSSDLWWHGPSWLKLNDYPTQFSLPDDIPELKTAEVITLSATLDFSLIKQFSSLIKLKRCTAYILRFINNCKISKSSLHERASGALTSQEISTAMFYLVRIVQNECFSEEIRNLTKNGPVSPKGKLISLQPFLDSNRILCVGGRLKNSSYSFKKRHPILLPSNNYFTDLILLDLHVKLCHAGPLLLLSTIRNEFWPIHGKNSAKRIVHKCIRCCRASPPKNLSTIMGDLPKDRVDPSPPFYITGVDYAGYFLVKDRKGRGCKLLKAYVALFVCFTTRAVHLELVSDLTTHSFIAAFKRFVSRRGKPFKIYSDNGTNFQGANRELKEFYDFIKTNKREIQDHSIIESIEWHFIPPQSPHFGGLWEAGVKSMKSHLKRVVGNAHLTYEEFCTIQK from the coding sequence ATGTCTTCTGACTTATGGTGGCATGGACCTTCCTGGCTTAAATTAAATGATTATCCTACACAATTTTCTCTTCCAGATGACATTCCGGAGTTAAAGACTGCCGAGGTCATTACTTTGTCTGCCACATTAGACTTTTCATTAATAAAGCAATTCTCTAGCTTGATTAAGTTAAAGAGATGTACTGCTTACATTCTGAGATTCATTAATAATTGCAAAATATCCAAGTCTTCCCTTCATGAGAGAGCTTCAGGTGCTTTAACTTCTCAGGAGATTTCAACCGCTATGTTTTACCTAGTAAGGATAGTTCAGAATGAATGTTTCTCGGAAGAAATACGCAATTTGACAAAAAATGGGCCTGTAAGCCCAAAAGGCAAACTCATTTCGTTGCAACCATTTCTCGATTCAAATCGAATACTTTGTGTTGGTGGTAGATTAAAAAATTCATCGTATTCTTTTAAGAAAAGACATCCGATTTTGCTACCatctaataattattttactgaCTTAATTCTTTTAGACCTGCACGTTAAACTCTGTCATGCAGGTCCTCTTCTTCTTTTATCTACAATTCGAAATGAATTTTGGCCTATTCATGGTAAAAATTCAGCCAAGCGTATCGTCCATAAATGTATTAGGTGTTGTCGTGCAAGTCCACCTAAAAATCTGTCTACAATTATGGGTGATTTACCGAAGGATCGTGTTGACCCATCCCCTCCTTTTTATATCACAGGCGTAGATTACGCAGGATATTTTTTAGTCAAGGATCGAAAGGGGCGTGGATGCAAACTTTTAAAGGCATATGTAGCCTTATTCGTGTGTTTCACAACTCGTGCTGTTCATTTAGAACTCGTATCTGATTTAACTACTCATTCATTTATAGCAGCCTTTAAGCGCTTTGTAAGCAGAAGAGGAAAGCCTTTTAAGATATACTCTGATAATGGAACTAACTTTCAGGGTGCTAATCGTGAACTAAAAGAGTTTTATGATTTTATTAAGACTAATAAGCGTGAGATTCAAGACCATTCAATAATCGAAAGTATTGAATGGCACTTCATACCTCCACAATCGCCGCACTTCGGTGGCCTTTGGGAGGCCGGCGTTAAGTCAATGAAATCGCATTTAAAACGCGTCGTCGGCAATGCTCACCTCACGTATGAGGAATTCTGTACAATACAGAAGTAG
- the LOC140452954 gene encoding uncharacterized protein: MCDSDTLTYKVADLPNPNKVTKRIILSRIAQIYDPLGLLSACTITAKIIMQILWQEKQGWDESVPQIIFTQWQHFKEKLLRLNNIEIPRYVKLKDSISCELHGFSDASNKAYGAAIYVKSVDSDGHVLVRLLCAKSKVAPLKVISIPRLELCGALLLARLSERVIKSSDINFDKVFHWSDSTITLAWIRTQSKLLKTFVGNRVAEIQKGKVGTT, translated from the coding sequence ATGTGTGATTCGGACACACTAACATATAAGGTAGCTGATTTACCTAATCCTAATAAGGTAACGAAGAGAATAATTCTTTCTCGTATTGCTCAGATCTATGATCCTCTTGGGCTGCTTAGCGCTTGCACAATTACGGCCAAGATTATAATGCAAATTCTTTGGCAAGAAAAGCAAGGCTGGGATGAATCTGTTCCTCAAATCATTTTTACGCAGTGGCAGCATTTTAAGGAGAAATTACTTAGATTAAATAATATCGAAATACCTAGGTACGTAAAATTAAAGGATTCGATCTCTTGTGAGCTACATGGTTTTTCTGATGCCAGCAACAAGGCATATGGTGCTGCAATCTATGTTAAGAGTGTTGATTCTGATGGACATGTTTTGGTTCGTCTGTTATGCGCAAAATCCAAGGTTGCACCCCTTAAGGTGATTAGTATACCTCGTTTGGAATTGTGCGGCGCATTGTTACTTGCTCGTTTGTCTGAAAGGGTAATCAAGTCCTCAGATATCAATTTCGATAAAGTATTTCATTGGTCTGATTCTACTATCACTCTGGCATGGATACGCACACAGTCAAAACTATTAAAGACGTTTGTAGGAAATCGTGTCGCTGAGATTCAGAAAGGAAAAGTTGGCACCACGTAG